The Camelina sativa cultivar DH55 unplaced genomic scaffold, Cs unpScaffold09086, whole genome shotgun sequence sequence TAAATGCGCAAGTCGAGATCTTCATCTTGCAAAAGTTTATAGAAGACTTGGAGCAGAAGAACTTTTCTCTCTTAATTGAGTGCCAGAAATATGCTGAGGCATCAACATTTTCAGAGAAACTCATTGCTGAGCTGGAAAGCGAGAATCTTGAGCAACAGATGGAAGCAGAGTTTTTGGTGCATGAGATTGATAACTTCAGGGGTGCAATTTATCAAGTGTTTAAGGCACTTCAAGTTGAAGCAGATTGTAAGACAGCTGACCAGAAGGTTGCAAAAGAGAGAATCCCCGTTTCACGTGTCTT is a genomic window containing:
- the LOC109131945 gene encoding protein NETWORKED 1A-like is translated as SRLADLQSNVSFLREECRSRKKEFEEELDKAVNAQVEIFILQKFIEDLEQKNFSLLIECQKYAEASTFSEKLIAELESENLEQQMEAEFLVHEIDNFRGAIYQVFKALQVEADCKTADQKVAKERIPVSRVLGDI